A section of the Bacillus pumilus genome encodes:
- a CDS encoding serine/threonine protein kinase translates to MSEVKRLAESIQYHEDKRLHKLAFKPAELELCGKGRSAYVFSYKKDGKKMALKVFFPSYQHIARKEAAIYEKLSGSSYYPEIYESGDQYILMEYIKGNTFYECLTKGIPIKKQMIEQVDDALEEAREKGLNPSDIHLRNLILTKEGQVRVIDVARFTQTKACHQWDDLKAAYAYYQKPFFPKKAPRLWLEVIAYFYKKNWLSRGQLNNRNDFSA, encoded by the coding sequence ATGTCAGAAGTCAAAAGATTAGCCGAATCGATTCAGTATCATGAGGATAAACGTCTTCATAAGCTTGCCTTTAAACCGGCAGAGCTTGAGCTGTGCGGCAAAGGAAGAAGTGCCTATGTCTTTTCATACAAAAAAGACGGCAAGAAAATGGCGCTAAAAGTCTTTTTCCCTTCTTATCAACATATTGCCCGTAAAGAAGCCGCCATTTATGAAAAACTCTCTGGTTCGTCTTACTACCCTGAGATTTATGAATCTGGGGATCAGTATATTTTAATGGAATATATTAAAGGAAATACTTTTTATGAATGCCTCACAAAGGGGATTCCTATTAAAAAACAAATGATTGAACAAGTCGATGATGCGCTAGAAGAAGCACGCGAGAAAGGGTTGAACCCTTCTGACATCCACCTGCGGAATCTGATCTTAACAAAGGAAGGACAGGTCAGGGTCATCGACGTTGCCCGTTTCACACAAACAAAAGCATGCCATCAATGGGATGACTTAAAAGCCGCTTACGCTTATTATCAAAAGCCTTTTTTTCCGAAAAAAGCACCACGTCTATGGCTTGAAGTGATTGCTTATTTCTATAAAAAGAACTGGCTGTCCCGTGGTCAGCTTAATAATCGGAATGATTTCTCTGCATAA
- a CDS encoding intercompartmental signaling factor BofC, which produces MKCFVTGLIMTSVLFFAADMEGKEHLQKQSNSITVQLEKVYLDGDVSIERHRASLEDKDTFWSQYKGWTLVEQKEDFALFRKQIDDISPLSKANGYIGLSEDGVISTFHGRPDGWAEPIHLFFQIDTSRLESHVEEQLEQGIPFRTKDEFEHVLEVMKPYRNEISF; this is translated from the coding sequence ATGAAATGTTTCGTTACAGGACTTATCATGACAAGTGTGCTTTTTTTCGCTGCGGATATGGAGGGAAAAGAACACTTGCAAAAGCAGTCAAACTCGATCACCGTACAGCTTGAAAAAGTCTATCTAGACGGAGATGTGAGTATTGAAAGACACCGGGCATCATTAGAAGACAAAGACACATTCTGGTCGCAGTATAAAGGCTGGACGCTAGTAGAACAGAAAGAGGATTTTGCGCTTTTTAGAAAGCAAATTGATGATATCTCTCCATTAAGTAAAGCAAATGGATATATCGGATTATCAGAGGACGGTGTGATTTCTACGTTTCATGGAAGGCCTGACGGCTGGGCGGAGCCCATTCATCTCTTTTTTCAAATTGATACGTCCCGTTTAGAAAGTCATGTGGAGGAGCAGCTTGAGCAAGGCATTCCTTTTCGAACAAAGGATGAATTTGAGCATGTGCTTGAAGTCATGAAACCTTACCGAAATGAAATATCGTTTTAA